The Dermacentor variabilis isolate Ectoservices unplaced genomic scaffold, ASM5094787v1 scaffold_13, whole genome shotgun sequence region cacacacacacacacaaacacacacacacacacacacacacacacacacacactcacacacacacacacacacacacacacacacacacacacacacacacacacacacacacacacacacacacacacacacacacacacacacacctaaagcgccattaccagagctttgtcacccacatcctTTGAGGTTTCTTTCGTATTTCCTCGACGTTttaacttgaaattttactgggactaatagcttactgcatcattgttggcgcggacgtgcacggcttttaattcatactttagTTTTATTTCTGCTACTTCTGACAATAGGAGGATACGGGTATTAGAAGTAATAGCGGCGGCTGCCtgatccgtattttctcacttaacATTGTtctaaatttccactgtaaacaccatgcacatacacaatatatctaaatatacactcaggacaaagtttattatgtTTTTGAGAGAGATGGAGTTAGCTTATTAAAATTTATTTCTAAAGGTATCGATAGCGTACGCCTAGACAATGAagatgttgctgtatgttcaccacgcttcaaatagCTTTGCGtacttttttgaccatgaaaaaaccTATAGACTTAGCTACCTcctcggcagagtcttttatcaatgacGTGTGAAATGCAGGTGAacgttgtgtgtctcagtattgcttctctttccagtaaacaatgccaacgactcaagaaaaaaaaacatttctaataatttacaacatttattacggATCGAAACATCGACACTTGCATGCAAATGtcctaaatatatacagggtgtgccaATTAACTATGATGCACCAATatttaaagaaagagcaatgcgttactcgaagaaaacctagtgcatattgtttacagtacagtacCTTTTTTCGTTACTGACATTTAATTAGGTAATTCTGAACAATTATCTCAGTCGAGATGAACTATCCTAACTACCAAAGTGTCAATAATGCATTTGAAGGCACATCCAGGGGAAATCGAACTGTGGTATTTTCAGCGACCTACTacttgcgtactaatttttttccgactgataaataaaccccacaaaaaaatgaaaataccaATGATTGCTCTGCAACCCGACTAATAAAGCAGCgcagttatccagaacgaaataaaggaaattaaaaaaaaacaccatgagCTAGTTCCTTATCTGCCACGCCCCGTCCGAAGTAACACATGGCGTTTCGCCTCAGTTGGAAACAAgatgtgatagctgttgtctgagagtagataaagtgcacggatgtttttttttgccactaaacctatcaccacaaaagcgaattgacaacatcAGGATTAAATCATCAGTTGCAAAGgattaaaggtgcgttttgtttcgttccagtcattatgtctttctctaatgatcAGCTGGTAGACATGATCCGTGCCTTGGGATCTGcgaatggcaacaagaggaaggccgcatatatatatatatatatatatatatatatatatatatatatatatatatatatatatatatatatatatatatattagtcttCGAAGTGTAGCGGCAGACCAAATGCATCGACTGTCATCAGAAaatatgaaaacctgagacaaactggcagcttcaagaaacagcgctGGAGGACTGCACCTTTctatgttctagcatttatggcctcaaagcCTCAtactagcgtgcgggacgtggccgcgcAGGTACGAATTTCCAAGGCATAAGtatggaggattctaaacgacggtCTTTCACCCGTACTACCTTTACCAGCACCAACGCTTGGAAGATAAGGACCTGCGGAatcatctagatttctcgaaATGGGTCTCAGAAAGGACGATGTGTCACCGGACTACATGGATattatgtgcacagatgaagccaattttcgcagaaacgcctaggtCAATTTGCATAACACACACCATTGGAGgaactccaatccacactgggtaaagcgcaatcggaaccagtaccagtggtcgctcaatgtgggGTTCGGAATTTACGCTGGTGCTATAATCCGTCCCATCTTCTTCAATCACACACTGAACTCGACAGCGTTACATGAATGAAATCCTTGAAGtggtggtggatgagtttctcagcgaaatcccgctgtcacgtcttccatttctgtggtatcagcaagatggagcaccagcacacagcagcagccgagcacgaaactagTCGGACGCGactttcatgcgcaatagattggaagacaCGGGTCTCTAAATTGGcaggctaggtcacctgacctctctccactcaatttctttctttggggttatgtgaaagatcgcgcTTACATGATCGAAACGGACATCAGATTatttcaaggcaaggataacggacgTCAGTCGTTGACTTCCGGCGTCGCTCATCAAGAAAGTCACTGAAGATGTGACGAAacgcacacagtactgcgtagctgcaaaaggagacctattcgaacatgtcctctaggcaccagctggtgttcaacggagctaacgaattcatagataacaaGGATACACTGAAATCTgaagcctttcctttttttttgcaggcatgctgattgccaattcggctcatttggAAATGATATATTTACTTTCTTCAACGCATCGGTTCTGCCCACTGATCTCCACTAGGGTACTGGATGGCGCTTTGAGCGTGCCTTCGCACGGCTACCGGAAGTTCTAGGTCATGTCCCGGAAGTCTGGTAAATGGCCGCCGTGTTTACATGGTAGTAGCTGCCGTTGTGCCATTTCGCCGGTATTTGTTCggttttttttcgagaaaatgccTGCTTGCTGCGCTATAAACTGCACAAGCAGGCCGGAGAAGACATCTGGGAAGACATTTCACGCGTAAGTATTACGCATTCATGTTGACTTTATGCGACACACGGGGAAAACGCGACCGCTTGTCATGTATAGAGGTGTTTCTCGTCTTATGCAGGTTTCCACGTTCAAACCCTCAGCTGTATCAGCGGTGGGTCGTGAACCTAAAGAGGGACAAATGGACACCATCTCCTGGCAGCAGACTCTGTAGTGACCACTTCGAGGAGGGTTGCTTTGATCGAACGGGCGCAAGGATACGTCTTCTACGTGACGCAGTTCCCACGCTGTTTTCTTTCCCAAAACATCTGCAGAAGGTAGGACGATTCTGAGTTGATGTTCCCTAAAACATATCAAACTAGAATAAAGCTGTGCCGTTGTATTCGCACGCCCGGGGTATAGTCAGAACACTTGCCTAGAACGCTGGAACTCCTCGATGCCGCACAGAAATGACATCCTTGTTCAGGTACTTGGTTTCCCAAGACAATGCTTGCGCTATAGTGAGTGCACAAACGCACAAAGTGCCTGGTCAGTTTCATTTTCCCAGACTAAGAGCAGCTGGGCACACCTCTCCAAAGCTCTGCACAAGCATGGGGATGAGTACACCTGAGGTTTTCCCTAAGAATAGATTTTCTTTCTTATAGCAGAGGCTTGTGCGCGACCGCCTTGGCAGTCTTATCTCGAATGGCCCGAACTAAATTGAGAGCACTGGGTGGCCACTTTAAACTAAACCGGCATTACACTGTGAAGAAAGAAATTTAGTGAGATGTTTACAGTGCTGATGATCCAGACTGCTAGTGTATCCTATTCATttcgccaagttttttttttgcatactctGAGCTGTACCGTAGGTAGGCAAATAATGGTGTTACCATGCTCACACTATGTCCCACATTTGTGTTGTTGTGGCcagcattactttttttttactgttatgcAGTCTTGGTAAGAACTGAGCACCATTCACATGGCTGTTTCAGAAAACGGCTGGGAGGAAACCACCAAAAGAAAGAACCCCAGCTGAGGACACGACACCAGAGAATGAGCCGACAACTAGCACTCGTACATCAACTGAGGACAACTTAGCCAATGTAAGTCTTTGTCACCTCACCATAGTCAAATTCATATGCTTCAGCCTCCCTAAGGCATTACTATTGTGGCATTTCTATTAAACGAGAATTATCTTAGTGTATTTTCACATTTTCAAAGAAAAGTAATTCTACGCAAAAGCCACAGTGCTATTCTAGTTGAAGTATTTTGAAAATTTGTTTGATGGGTTGAAATATACTAGCTCTACTTGGCTGTAATGTCTGTGTGTCGCTAGATGTCTGCTTTCAGCTCTCATAATTTTCTGCACATTGTACCTGTAAAAGCTTTAACTCCCTGTGGTTTATTTACAGCTCTCTGATCACAACTACGCCGTATTCGAGTCTCCTAAGACATTAAAGAGGAAAATGGATCTCTGTGTGGACTCAGTAGTTGGTGTCAAGAAAAAGCTGAAGGTGAACCTTGAACGAGAGCGCCGACTGAGAAAAAAGGTGTGCACATTCACTGAGATAATTAGTGATCTCAAAGAGAAGAACCTTGTTTCAGAAGATGCCTCTGCAATACTTGAAATATGTTTTTCAGGCGCGCCTCTAGAGATCATGCAACGCCTTTTGAAACATGCACCAGCAGAAGGAGATAAGTCTGTCAAGTACAGCCGAGAAAAATACCCCCTATGTTGCGCATGTTTGCACTTACACTGCAATTTTACTCAACAAAAGCCTACAACTATGTGAGAGaaacttttgattgtgcgctgCCGCATCCATCAACAATTACCAAGTGGTATAGTTCTGTAAATGGTGAAGCTGGTTTCACAGGTGAAGCTCTAAATGCTATCAAATCAAAAGCCAATGAGGccaagaacaagaacaaagaaCTTCTATGCAATCTTGTGGTCGACGAAATGGCCATCAGGAAGCATCTTGAATGGGACGGAAAGAAGTTCAGAGGCTACGTTGATATTGGAAATGAGGTAGATGATGACAGCAATGCAGTTCCATCTGAAGCACTAGTTTTCATGCTTGTATCTCTGGATTCTCACTGGAAGATACCCTGCGGTTATTTCCTGATCAATGGTCTCTCGGGAAAGGAACGTGCAAATATAGTGAAGTTATGTCTTAC contains the following coding sequences:
- the LOC142566641 gene encoding THAP domain-containing protein 6-like, which gives rise to MPACCAINCTSRPEKTSGKTFHAFPRSNPQLYQRWVVNLKRDKWTPSPGSRLCSDHFEEGCFDRTGARIRLLRDAVPTLFSFPKHLQKKTAGRKPPKERTPAEDTTPENEPTTSTRTSTEDNLANLSDHNYAVFESPKTLKRKMDLCVDSVVGVKKKLKVNLERERRLRKKQRLLAARPPRGTRGQSRRDHWCMQTPALSIQGYLAWKQHPCHIRHAGGSYGRWRDIRATDKRRDVAPRVVHVRILDKQVNTVVTWKRIVASAAVDRVAWWASSQRSATLAEAPRHLGLR